In one Denitratisoma sp. genomic region, the following are encoded:
- a CDS encoding DsrE family protein codes for MKSANLLQRALSAFLILFAAVACASGGGTAGKSADANKVIYHINGGLEQASDGLRNIRNHLAVDPKAKIVVVTHYKGIDFLLEGAKDKNGNPYDAAVDDLVMKGVDFRVCEFTLKGRKIDKSKVHPEAKIVPSGVAEIGRLQAQEGFAYLKP; via the coding sequence ATGAAAAGCGCCAATCTGCTGCAGCGGGCCCTGTCCGCCTTTCTGATCCTTTTCGCCGCCGTGGCCTGCGCCTCCGGCGGCGGCACGGCCGGCAAGAGCGCGGATGCCAACAAGGTCATCTACCACATCAACGGTGGATTGGAGCAGGCCAGCGACGGCCTGCGCAACATCCGCAACCACCTTGCCGTCGATCCGAAAGCGAAAATCGTCGTGGTCACCCATTACAAGGGGATCGACTTCCTGCTCGAGGGCGCCAAGGACAAGAACGGCAATCCCTACGACGCCGCGGTGGACGACCTCGTCATGAAGGGCGTCGACTTCCGCGTCTGCGAATTCACCCTGAAGGGGCGCAAGATCGACAAGAGCAAGGTGCATCCGGAGGCGAAGATCGTGCCTTCCGGCGTGGCGGAGATCGGCCGGCTGCAGGCGCAGGAAGGCTTCGCCTACCTGAAGCCGTGA
- a CDS encoding GntR family transcriptional regulator: MSPSSIAQPALYLEVAERLRQRIFSHELQPGAWVDEQALAEQYGISRTPLREALKVLASEGLVTLKPRRGCYVTELAERDLDDIFPLMALLEGRCAFEATQKATAADLKRLEALHEKLERQAAKGDVNGFFEVNQEFHEALQMLSGNRWLKQVIDDLRKVLKLTRRDSLRLEGRLKQSLEEHRHILAAIRERDAASAEALMHSHLLSGRAALAKMHAAKAHA, from the coding sequence ATGAGCCCAAGCAGCATTGCCCAACCCGCTCTCTATCTGGAGGTCGCCGAACGCCTGCGCCAGCGCATCTTCTCGCACGAGCTGCAGCCGGGCGCCTGGGTCGACGAGCAGGCCCTGGCCGAGCAGTACGGCATCAGCCGCACGCCCCTGCGCGAGGCGCTCAAGGTGCTGGCTTCGGAAGGCCTGGTCACGTTGAAGCCGCGCCGCGGCTGCTACGTCACCGAGCTGGCCGAGCGCGACCTCGACGACATCTTTCCGCTGATGGCTCTCCTCGAGGGGCGCTGCGCCTTCGAGGCGACGCAGAAGGCCACGGCCGCCGACCTGAAGCGCCTCGAAGCCCTGCACGAGAAGCTCGAGCGCCAGGCGGCGAAGGGCGACGTCAACGGCTTCTTCGAGGTGAACCAGGAATTCCACGAGGCACTGCAGATGCTCTCCGGCAACCGCTGGCTGAAGCAGGTCATCGACGACCTGCGCAAGGTGCTCAAGCTCACGCGGCGCGATTCGCTGCGGCTGGAAGGGCGCCTGAAACAGTCGCTGGAGGAGCACCGCCACATCCTCGCCGCCATCCGCGAGCGCGATGCCGCCTCGGCAGAAGCGCTGATGCATTCCCATTTGTTGTCCGGCCGCGCCGCCCTGGCGAAAATGCATGCCGCCAAAGCCCATGCCTGA
- a CDS encoding malonyl-CoA synthase yields the protein MNLYGLLASRFPAEGGAPCLILPDGRRLSYAELESQSARYGALLVEAGLKPGDRVAAQVEKSAEALLLYLGCLRAGCVFLPLNPAYTRSEVAYFLDDARPGLFVCAPERLEEAQELAWACRLPLVHDLGARGEGSLAAAAAQMPAHFATVERADNDLAAIVYTSGTTGRSKGAMLTHRNLAANARVLHEYWGFRPGDVLLHMLPTFHVHGLFVATHCALLNGSPMLFEPKFDAARALRLMQAATVFMGVPTYYVRLLQERGLTREAVSHMRLFISGSAPLLPETFNEFRERTGRTLLERYGMTEGGMFTSNPLEGERRGGTVGFPLPGTEVRVVDDADQPLPAGEIGHIQVRGENVFAGYWQMPEKTQVEFTPDGYFRTGDLGRFDADGYLAIIGRSKDLIITGGLNVYPKEIEEAIDALPGVAESAVIGLPHPDFGEAVTAVVVRGRDGAGLAAEGIIAELKGRIAGFKVPKAVFFVDDLPRNAMGKVQKSLLRQRFAG from the coding sequence ATGAACCTGTACGGCCTGCTGGCCTCGCGCTTCCCGGCCGAGGGCGGGGCGCCCTGCCTGATCCTGCCCGACGGCCGGCGCCTGAGCTACGCCGAACTGGAAAGTCAGTCCGCACGCTACGGCGCCCTGCTGGTCGAAGCGGGGCTGAAGCCGGGCGACCGCGTCGCCGCCCAGGTGGAGAAATCCGCCGAGGCGCTGCTGCTCTACCTCGGCTGCCTGCGCGCCGGCTGCGTCTTCCTGCCGCTGAATCCGGCCTACACGCGCAGCGAGGTGGCGTATTTCCTCGACGACGCCCGGCCCGGACTGTTCGTCTGCGCGCCCGAGCGGCTGGAGGAGGCGCAGGAGCTGGCCTGGGCCTGCCGCCTGCCGCTGGTGCATGACCTCGGCGCGCGCGGCGAGGGCAGCCTGGCGGCGGCGGCGGCGCAGATGCCGGCGCACTTCGCCACCGTCGAGCGGGCCGACAACGACCTTGCCGCCATCGTGTACACCTCCGGCACCACCGGCCGCTCGAAGGGGGCGATGCTGACCCACCGCAACCTGGCCGCCAACGCGCGGGTGCTGCACGAATACTGGGGCTTCCGCCCGGGCGACGTGCTGCTGCACATGCTGCCGACCTTCCATGTGCACGGCCTCTTCGTCGCCACGCACTGCGCGCTGCTCAACGGCAGTCCGATGCTGTTCGAGCCGAAGTTCGACGCGGCGCGCGCGCTGCGCCTGATGCAGGCGGCGACGGTGTTCATGGGCGTGCCGACCTACTACGTGCGGCTGCTGCAGGAGAGGGGGCTGACGCGCGAAGCCGTGTCGCACATGCGCCTGTTCATCTCCGGCTCGGCGCCGCTGCTGCCGGAGACCTTCAATGAATTCCGCGAACGCACCGGCCGCACCCTCCTCGAGCGCTACGGCATGACCGAGGGCGGCATGTTCACTTCCAACCCGCTCGAGGGCGAGCGGCGCGGCGGCACGGTCGGCTTTCCCCTGCCGGGCACCGAGGTGCGCGTCGTCGACGACGCCGACCAGCCGTTGCCGGCCGGCGAGATCGGCCACATCCAGGTGCGCGGCGAGAACGTCTTCGCCGGCTACTGGCAGATGCCGGAGAAGACGCAGGTGGAATTCACGCCGGACGGGTACTTTCGCACCGGCGACCTGGGCCGCTTCGACGCCGACGGCTACCTCGCCATCATCGGCCGCAGCAAGGACCTCATCATTACCGGCGGGCTGAACGTCTACCCGAAGGAGATCGAGGAGGCCATCGACGCCCTGCCCGGCGTGGCGGAGTCCGCCGTGATCGGCCTGCCGCATCCGGACTTCGGCGAGGCGGTCACCGCCGTGGTGGTGCGCGGCCGGGATGGCGCCGGCCTCGCCGCCGAGGGCATCATCGCCGAGCTGAAGGGCCGCATCGCCGGCTTCAAGGTGCCGAAGGCCGTGTTTTTCGTCGACGACCTGCCGCGCAACGCCATGGGCAAGGTGCAGAAGAGCCTGCTGCGTCAACGTTTCGCCGGCTGA
- a CDS encoding malonyl-CoA decarboxylase, which translates to MEGILGRVKSLVGGKPGRQAMTPKLLAQLRRQLQECAAGTGGEVAARGRAAKLGETYLGLDDAGRHAFLRRIALDFGPDPAKVDAAHRAYQAAAGTPGQWDAEADLRAALRSSRIRILTQFNALPQGVKFLVDLRADLLRFLDKDEELAVLDRELESRLTAWFDVGFLELQRITWNSPASLLEKLIQYEAVHEIRSWSDLRNRLGSDRRLYAFFHPRMPAEPLIFVEVALTRELSGNIQALLDEHAPVLETERADTAIFYSISNTQAGLRGVTFGNFLLKRVIDDLKRDFPQLKTFATLSPLPQFCAWLKRAPEALEGLGLTLAQLQSGEWAKDKEAARRLRDPLERLAARYLYTVRQNGRPFDPVARFHLGNGARIERIDYLADTSVKGFKQSCGLMVNYLYDPDEIERNVEAFVGEDRIAATAAIRRLAKA; encoded by the coding sequence ATGGAAGGCATTCTCGGGCGCGTCAAATCCCTCGTCGGCGGCAAGCCGGGGCGCCAGGCCATGACGCCGAAGCTGCTGGCGCAATTGCGCCGGCAATTGCAGGAATGCGCCGCCGGCACCGGCGGCGAGGTCGCCGCGCGCGGCCGGGCGGCGAAGCTGGGCGAGACCTACCTCGGCCTCGACGACGCCGGCCGCCACGCGTTCCTGCGGCGCATCGCCCTCGACTTCGGTCCCGATCCGGCGAAGGTGGATGCCGCGCACCGTGCCTATCAGGCCGCGGCCGGCACGCCCGGCCAGTGGGACGCCGAAGCCGACCTGCGCGCCGCGCTGCGCTCCTCGCGCATCCGCATCCTGACCCAGTTCAACGCCCTGCCGCAGGGGGTGAAGTTCCTCGTCGACCTGCGCGCCGACCTGCTGCGCTTCCTCGACAAGGACGAGGAGCTGGCCGTGCTCGACCGCGAGCTGGAGTCGCGCCTGACCGCCTGGTTCGACGTCGGTTTCCTCGAATTGCAGCGCATCACCTGGAATTCCCCCGCCTCGCTGCTGGAGAAGCTGATCCAGTACGAGGCGGTGCACGAGATCCGCTCCTGGAGCGACCTGCGCAACCGGCTCGGTTCCGACCGCCGCCTGTACGCCTTCTTCCATCCGCGCATGCCGGCCGAGCCGCTGATCTTCGTCGAGGTGGCGCTGACCAGGGAACTCTCCGGCAACATCCAGGCGCTGCTCGACGAGCACGCCCCGGTGCTCGAGACCGAGCGCGCCGACACGGCGATCTTCTACTCCATCTCCAACACCCAGGCCGGCCTGCGCGGCGTGACGTTCGGCAACTTCCTGCTGAAGCGCGTCATCGACGACCTGAAGCGCGATTTCCCGCAGCTGAAGACCTTCGCCACGCTGTCGCCGCTGCCGCAATTCTGCGCCTGGCTGAAGCGCGCGCCGGAGGCCCTCGAGGGCCTCGGCCTGACGCTGGCCCAGCTGCAGTCGGGCGAGTGGGCGAAGGACAAGGAGGCAGCGCGCCGCCTGCGCGACCCGCTGGAGCGGCTGGCGGCGCGCTATCTCTACACCGTCCGCCAGAACGGCCGCCCCTTCGACCCGGTGGCGCGCTTCCATCTCGGCAACGGCGCCCGCATCGAGCGCATCGACTACCTGGCGGATACCTCTGTCAAGGGATTCAAGCAGTCCTGCGGCCTGATGGTGAACTATCTCTACGATCCCGACGAGATCGAGCGGAACGTGGAAGCCTTCGTCGGCGAGGACCGCATCGCCGCCACGGCCGCCATCCGCCGGCTGGCGAAGGCATGA
- the meaB gene encoding methylmalonyl Co-A mutase-associated GTPase MeaB, with translation MNQPAREFHALEATDRELVDGVLARQPRALAKAITLIESTRRDHQARAEQVLAALLPHTGKAIRVGISGAPGAGKSTFIEALGLHLIGKGHRVAVLAVDPSSTLSGGSILGDKTRMEKLSTHPNAFIRPSPSGGSLGGVAEKTREAMLVCEAAGFDVIVVETVGVGQSETTVAGMVDAFVLLQLPNAGDDLQAIKKGIVELADLVVINKADIDPKAAQFAKHQFENALSLLRSTSARWRPKVLTLSAQTGAGVAAFWQEIERHRKTLEASGELAQKRRRQALDWMWTLIDAELRSRFRHHEGVKQDLEKVSRAVTAGSITPAAAAHRLLGHLQDKD, from the coding sequence ATGAATCAACCAGCGCGGGAATTCCATGCGTTGGAAGCTACCGACCGCGAGCTGGTCGACGGCGTGCTCGCGCGCCAGCCGCGCGCGCTGGCGAAGGCCATCACGCTGATCGAGTCGACGCGGCGCGACCATCAGGCGCGGGCGGAACAGGTACTGGCGGCCCTGTTGCCGCACACCGGCAAGGCGATCCGCGTCGGCATTTCCGGCGCGCCGGGCGCCGGCAAGTCCACCTTCATCGAGGCCCTCGGCCTGCACCTCATCGGGAAGGGCCACCGCGTCGCCGTGCTGGCGGTCGATCCCTCCAGCACGCTCTCCGGCGGCTCCATCCTCGGCGACAAGACGCGCATGGAGAAGCTGTCGACCCATCCCAACGCCTTCATCCGCCCCTCGCCTTCGGGCGGCTCGCTCGGCGGCGTGGCGGAGAAGACGCGCGAGGCGATGCTGGTGTGCGAGGCGGCCGGCTTCGACGTCATCGTCGTCGAGACGGTCGGCGTCGGCCAGAGCGAGACCACCGTCGCCGGCATGGTGGACGCCTTCGTCCTGCTGCAGTTGCCGAATGCCGGCGACGACCTGCAGGCGATCAAGAAGGGCATCGTCGAACTCGCCGACCTGGTCGTCATCAACAAGGCGGACATCGACCCGAAGGCGGCGCAGTTCGCGAAACATCAGTTCGAGAACGCGCTCAGCCTGCTGCGTTCGACCTCCGCCCGCTGGCGGCCGAAGGTGCTGACCCTCAGCGCGCAGACCGGCGCGGGCGTCGCCGCCTTCTGGCAGGAAATCGAAAGGCATCGCAAGACCCTCGAGGCGAGCGGCGAGCTGGCGCAGAAACGCCGGCGCCAGGCCCTCGACTGGATGTGGACCCTGATCGACGCCGAGCTGCGCAGCCGCTTCAGGCACCACGAAGGCGTGAAACAGGATCTGGAAAAAGTCAGTCGCGCCGTCACGGCGGGCAGCATCACCCCGGCCGCGGCGGCGCACCGCCTGCTCGGCCACCTGCAGGATAAAGATTAG
- the scpA gene encoding methylmalonyl-CoA mutase, which yields MSDKLPDSSNLAAWEKAAAKSAPNGDVAALNWVTPEGITVKPLYTKRDAEGLPYSDTLPGLEPFLRGPQATMYTVRPWTIRQYAGFSTAEESNAFYKRALAGGGQGISVAFDLATHRGYDSDHPRVTGDVGKAGVAIDSVEDMKILFDGIPLDKISVSMTMNGAVLPVLAGYIVAAEEQGVSQEKLSGTIQNDILKEFMVRNTYIYPPAPSMRIIADIIEYTATHMPKFNSISISGYHMQEAGATQALELAFTLADGKEYVKTALAKGLDVDAFAGRLSFFFAIGMNFYLEVAKLRAARLLWWRIMKRFNPKSAKSMMLRTHCQTSGWSLTEQDPYNNVVRTAIEAMAAVFGGTQSLHTNSLDEAIALPTDFSARIARNTQLIIQEETHITSVVDPWAGSYMMEKLTQDMADQAWAIIEEVEAMGGMTKAVESGWAKLKIEQCAAEKQARIDSGKDVIVGVNKYRLDKEDPVDIREIDNSAVREAQIARLKKIRAARDGAAVQKALDALTDAAKTGKGNVLDLAVKAVRLRATVGEISDALEKEWGRFRATNQAISGVYGAAFEHDWEWQEIKQDIEAFAAAEGRRPRVMVAKLGQDGHDRGAKVVATALADLGFDIDIGPLFQTPEEAARQAIENDCHAIGVSTLAAGHKTLVPALVKALKDQGAEDIIVFVGGVIPAQDYDFLNKAGAAGIFGPGTPIPACAKQVLAAIRKAHAAA from the coding sequence ATGTCTGACAAGCTGCCCGATTCCTCCAACCTCGCCGCCTGGGAAAAGGCCGCCGCCAAGTCGGCGCCGAACGGCGACGTCGCCGCCCTCAACTGGGTCACGCCGGAAGGCATCACCGTCAAGCCGCTGTATACGAAGCGCGACGCCGAGGGCCTGCCTTACTCAGACACGCTGCCCGGCCTCGAGCCCTTCCTGCGCGGCCCGCAGGCCACCATGTACACCGTGCGGCCGTGGACCATCCGCCAGTACGCCGGCTTCTCCACCGCCGAGGAATCCAACGCCTTCTACAAGCGCGCGCTGGCCGGCGGCGGCCAGGGCATCTCGGTGGCCTTCGACCTCGCCACCCACCGCGGCTACGATTCCGACCACCCGCGCGTCACCGGCGACGTCGGCAAGGCCGGCGTGGCGATCGATTCCGTCGAGGACATGAAGATCCTCTTCGACGGCATCCCGCTCGACAAGATTTCCGTCTCCATGACCATGAACGGCGCCGTGCTGCCGGTGCTGGCCGGCTACATCGTCGCCGCCGAGGAGCAGGGGGTGAGCCAGGAGAAGCTCTCCGGCACCATCCAGAACGACATCCTCAAGGAGTTCATGGTCCGCAACACCTACATCTATCCGCCGGCGCCGTCGATGCGCATCATCGCCGACATCATCGAGTACACGGCGACGCACATGCCGAAGTTCAACTCGATCTCGATCTCCGGTTACCACATGCAGGAGGCCGGCGCGACGCAGGCCCTCGAACTCGCCTTCACGCTCGCCGACGGCAAGGAGTACGTGAAGACGGCGCTCGCCAAGGGCCTCGACGTCGACGCCTTCGCCGGGCGATTGAGCTTCTTCTTCGCCATCGGCATGAACTTCTATCTCGAAGTCGCCAAGCTGCGCGCGGCGCGCCTGCTCTGGTGGCGCATCATGAAGCGCTTCAACCCCAAGAGCGCCAAATCGATGATGCTGCGCACCCACTGCCAGACCTCCGGCTGGTCGCTCACCGAGCAGGACCCCTACAACAACGTCGTGCGCACGGCCATCGAGGCGATGGCCGCGGTGTTCGGCGGCACGCAGTCGCTGCACACCAACTCGCTCGACGAAGCCATCGCCCTGCCCACCGACTTCTCGGCACGCATCGCCCGCAACACCCAGCTCATCATCCAGGAGGAGACGCACATCACCAGCGTGGTCGACCCTTGGGCGGGCAGCTACATGATGGAGAAGCTGACGCAGGACATGGCCGACCAGGCCTGGGCCATCATCGAGGAAGTCGAAGCCATGGGCGGCATGACCAAGGCCGTCGAATCCGGCTGGGCCAAGTTGAAGATCGAGCAGTGCGCCGCCGAGAAGCAGGCGCGCATCGACTCGGGCAAGGACGTCATCGTCGGCGTGAACAAGTACCGCCTCGACAAGGAAGACCCGGTGGATATCCGCGAGATCGACAACAGCGCCGTGCGCGAGGCGCAGATCGCGCGGCTGAAGAAGATCCGCGCGGCGCGCGATGGTGCGGCCGTGCAGAAGGCGCTCGATGCCCTCACCGACGCCGCGAAGACCGGGAAAGGCAACGTGCTCGACCTCGCCGTCAAGGCGGTGCGCCTGCGCGCCACCGTCGGCGAGATCTCCGACGCGCTGGAAAAGGAATGGGGCCGCTTCCGCGCCACCAACCAGGCCATCTCCGGCGTGTACGGCGCCGCCTTCGAGCACGACTGGGAATGGCAGGAGATCAAGCAGGACATCGAGGCCTTCGCCGCGGCGGAAGGAAGGCGCCCACGCGTCATGGTCGCCAAGCTCGGCCAGGACGGCCACGACCGCGGCGCGAAAGTCGTCGCCACGGCGCTCGCCGACCTCGGCTTCGACATCGACATCGGCCCGCTCTTCCAGACGCCGGAGGAAGCCGCGCGCCAGGCCATCGAGAACGACTGCCACGCCATCGGCGTGTCGACGCTGGCCGCCGGCCACAAGACGCTGGTGCCGGCGCTGGTCAAGGCGCTTAAGGACCAGGGCGCGGAAGACATCATCGTCTTCGTCGGCGGCGTGATTCCCGCGCAGGATTACGATTTCCTGAACAAGGCGGGCGCCGCCGGCATCTTCGGGCCGGGCACGCCGATCCCGGCCTGCGCGAAGCAGGTGCTGGCCGCCATCCGCAAGGCGCATGCTGCCGCATGA
- a CDS encoding enoyl-CoA hydratase-related protein produces the protein MPEEILVARDGVVATVTLNNPAKLNAVNASMWRRLRVVMEELSADESLRCVVLRGAGEKAFAAGGDLEEFLTLRDTLERALVYHEEWVAQALGAVRDCLHPTVALIHGACIGGGLEIAGQCDLRICGRSARFGAPINKLGFSMAPGELTGLLALAGPAVALEILLEGRILGADEAYEKGLVTRVVDDELVAEEAYAAARRIAAGAPLAARMHKKLVRRLTAVPQGLTSEELKASFAFLDSEDYREGLSAFFEKRAPLFRGK, from the coding sequence ATGCCTGAAGAGATTCTCGTCGCGCGCGACGGCGTCGTCGCCACCGTCACGCTGAACAACCCGGCCAAGCTCAACGCCGTCAACGCCTCGATGTGGCGGCGCCTGCGCGTCGTCATGGAGGAGCTCTCCGCCGACGAGAGCCTGCGCTGCGTCGTGCTGCGCGGCGCCGGCGAGAAGGCCTTCGCCGCCGGCGGCGACCTCGAGGAGTTCCTCACCCTGCGCGACACGCTGGAGCGCGCCCTGGTCTACCACGAGGAGTGGGTGGCGCAGGCGCTGGGCGCCGTGCGCGACTGCCTGCATCCGACGGTGGCCCTGATCCACGGCGCCTGCATCGGCGGCGGCCTGGAGATCGCCGGCCAGTGCGACCTGCGCATCTGCGGCCGCTCGGCGCGCTTCGGCGCGCCGATCAACAAGCTCGGCTTCTCCATGGCGCCGGGCGAACTGACCGGACTGCTGGCGCTGGCCGGCCCGGCCGTGGCGCTGGAGATCCTGCTCGAAGGCCGCATCCTCGGCGCCGACGAGGCCTATGAAAAAGGCCTGGTCACCCGCGTCGTCGACGATGAACTGGTGGCGGAGGAGGCCTATGCCGCCGCCCGCCGCATCGCCGCCGGCGCGCCGCTGGCCGCGCGCATGCACAAGAAGCTGGTGCGCCGCCTCACCGCCGTGCCGCAGGGACTGACTTCGGAGGAGCTGAAGGCCAGCTTCGCCTTCCTCGACAGCGAGGACTATCGCGAGGGCCTTTCCGCCTTCTTCGAAAAGCGCGCGCCACTGTTCCGCGGCAAATAG
- a CDS encoding DsrE family protein, translated as MSEARRDFSDERLNAFVDNELGSEEREEILAAIAEDAELSQRLCALRASKELVRHAYSHVPAYSRKRGRRVSLWSGALAAGLALVAGVLIGWQGHRVSVSPGEPALAWMGGLFAPQPTRVLLHLDSSQAERMEEALDMAEAYLAKAGHARVELVVNNSGLDLLRQEATPHAARIAALAARHDMLAFVACGNAIARYRSAGLDVTLVPEARVERTAVEHIVDRVRQGWTYLKI; from the coding sequence ATGAGCGAAGCAAGAAGGGACTTTTCCGACGAGCGGCTGAACGCCTTCGTCGACAACGAACTCGGCAGCGAGGAGCGCGAGGAGATCCTCGCCGCCATCGCCGAGGACGCCGAACTGAGCCAGCGCCTCTGTGCGCTGCGCGCCAGCAAGGAGCTGGTGCGCCACGCTTACAGCCATGTTCCGGCCTATTCCCGCAAGCGGGGTCGCCGCGTTTCCCTGTGGAGCGGCGCGCTGGCCGCCGGCCTGGCGCTGGTGGCGGGCGTGCTGATCGGCTGGCAGGGACATCGCGTCTCCGTCTCGCCCGGCGAGCCGGCACTGGCCTGGATGGGCGGCCTGTTCGCGCCCCAGCCGACGCGCGTGCTGCTGCATCTGGACAGCTCGCAAGCCGAGCGCATGGAGGAGGCGCTGGACATGGCAGAGGCCTATCTGGCCAAGGCCGGCCATGCCCGGGTGGAACTGGTGGTCAACAATTCCGGCCTCGACCTGCTGCGGCAGGAGGCCACGCCCCACGCCGCGCGCATTGCCGCCCTCGCCGCACGCCACGACATGCTGGCGTTCGTCGCCTGCGGCAACGCCATCGCGCGTTACCGCAGCGCCGGGCTGGATGTCACGCTGGTACCGGAAGCAAGGGTGGAGCGCACCGCCGTCGAGCACATCGTCGACCGCGTGCGCCAGGGCTGGACTTATCTGAAGATCTGA
- a CDS encoding RNA polymerase sigma factor: MKWLQTRAQRELTEKIEASRGRLYRVAFAWCHDAPLADDLAQEALARGLARTDQLRDAERLSSWLFSILHRCWVDHLRGRREDLDEEALAEMPSDLPGPEGYAEQQETVNRVRAAIAALPLGQRQVVTLVDLEEFSYADVAAILSIPIGTVMSRLCRAREALRALLEPAAAQPRLRSVK, from the coding sequence ATGAAATGGTTGCAGACGCGGGCGCAGCGCGAGTTGACCGAAAAGATCGAGGCCAGCCGCGGCCGCCTCTATCGCGTTGCCTTCGCCTGGTGCCACGATGCCCCCCTCGCCGACGACCTGGCGCAGGAGGCCTTGGCGCGCGGCCTGGCCAGGACCGATCAGTTGCGCGATGCCGAAAGGCTGTCGAGCTGGCTGTTCTCGATCCTCCATCGCTGCTGGGTCGACCACCTGCGCGGCCGACGCGAGGACCTGGACGAGGAGGCGCTCGCCGAGATGCCTTCCGACCTGCCCGGACCGGAGGGTTACGCCGAGCAGCAGGAAACGGTCAACCGGGTGCGGGCCGCCATTGCGGCGCTGCCGCTCGGACAGCGCCAGGTCGTGACCCTGGTCGACCTGGAGGAGTTTTCCTATGCGGATGTCGCGGCCATTCTTTCGATACCGATCGGCACCGTGATGAGCCGGCTGTGCCGCGCGCGCGAGGCGCTGCGCGCGCTGCTGGAGCCGGCTGCGGCGCAGCCGCGCCTGAGGAGCGTGAAATGA